Below is a genomic region from Xiphophorus hellerii strain 12219 chromosome 1, Xiphophorus_hellerii-4.1, whole genome shotgun sequence.
TGGCTGCCATGATGGTTCTGATCCCAGCAGCTCTACTGGTTTCCTGCAGGAGAAGATCTCTGAGAGGTGAGACACCAACAAACACCAGCAGTCAGTTAAAGGAACCACAGGAAGCCACAGACTAAACCAAACTTTATTCTGTCGCTTAGTGTGGGAgtctttaaaaagttatttataaaatgCAACACCAGTTGGTAGATGGTTTTAACTGGACAAATTGAGGTCCATGAAATGGACCAGAACACAGATTGAGTCctacataatattttattaacaattctttaaaaaatatttcaaaaaaccaaaaacatgcaACTCAATCCCTGGGAAGAAAAATGGAGTGTGAAGAGAAAATTAATGTTATtccacaagaaaacaaaacatgcaatgcaaaagaaatcaaattagtaaatcaaaccaaacaaaagggaaaaacGCATTAAATGTGTTGTATTAAATTCAATAATACAACACAGCAAATACAAAAAGAGACCAAATCAAAGCCAACACGCTTCATTTAGTGGAACAACTGTCAGTATCCAGGTCCGGTCAGAGGAGGCGGGCACTGCCACATCAGCACCTGCCCAAGCAGCAACATCAACAGCAAGACAGCAGAGCGTCCAGAGCGATGCAGCTCAAACAGTGTGCAGAGAATCAGGTGCCTGAAGCAGGAAACCCATTAAACTGTAGATCCAGGTAAAATAGATTATAATCTAAACATCAGGCAGTTTACCCAGGAGGGAGCGGATCAGGTGGGAGCCAGGGAGACCCTGCCCGCCGCAACAACCTCCAGCTGAGCCGCTAACGCCAGCAGAGCTACAGCGCCGCAGAAACGCACGGCAGGTAGAGACCCAAAACCAACCACTATCCCAGCCACTGATTGTAAGACGACTCTGACGATCTCAGATGATCAGATCAAGAACACAAGCCGACATGTAAAGACTCCTCAGCAGCAGCCTGCCTCACTATAAAGCCGTCTGCCCCGCCCACCAACCAGGGATGCACCTGGTGCTCAGGTGGGGAGGAGGCACCATCTTACTACATTTACAAGGAAATGAGTTTAAAAAGCAGCCTGAAGCTATTATTTGGACCCTGTGGTTTaaccaaaatgaaataatgacaCACTGTAACGTTTCCCATTATTCTCCAAATTATGATTCTCTCTCTTTATTTAACTCcattaaatcatgttttctgtctgatGTTTCTGTGCAGCTGAATCCATCTGACtgaaaggttttgttgtttgacatgatttcatgtttttcttccagcctTATCTTTAGAAGACATTTTCTcctaataaaactttttgtttcacagattcaaggaggagaggagacgatggagaaaacatggaggtgattttcttctctttgttttaaaatggaaaatcatATAAAGCTGTGAGAAGAGACAGTTTGCAGAATATTTCACaaattctgagttttatttcaataaaaacctgaaagcCTGACAGTGGATTCCTTCTCAAGCTGGAACAAACGCTGAGGCTTTGATAAAtcatttcttctttcagaaCGTCGACTATGAGAACGTTTCCTCTCAGGACCCGACCTACCAGAGTCTCAGTCCTGCCGGcagagaccagaaccagatctaCTCTACACTCTCACAGCCCACATGAGACCCTGGACTCGGGTTCTGAACTCACTCGGGTTCTGGACTTGGGTTCTGGACTCGGGTTCTGGACTCGGGTTCTGGACCCGGGTTCTGGACTCGGGTTCTGGACTCGGGGTTGCAGTTTGTTCTATGAAGCTGAAACCTGAAGAAAACTGGATTTAGAAACGGAGCCTCAGTTTttactctgagctgcagctgctttaaAATATTGGATTTTCAGAAAGTTTCTGGTTTATTATGATGATAAATTCTTGATTTGCTTGAATTAAAACTTTGCAGCAGAAAAACCTCTTCAGTTTAAATCCTGtgaaaagtttgtgtttttctccctGGTGAATATCTGCAGAGATTCTGAACAAACTCAGCCactctgttatttttctgttacgTCATCATTTCTCCCTGCTTGAATTATATTCAATTCTGTCTTTAAGATTCATTCCTGATCTGTGCTGATTTAGAAACTGGAGATGACAGAGTGATATTAGGTCCAAAAACAAGCATCTTTCTTTCCCATTGGCTGAAACGGTTGCTAGGCGACTGTACTCATTGAACTGCGAGCGCAGAGAGAAAATCTGAGGGAGATCAGAGAATTAGCGTACAGcgcaaaactgcagtggaaatacttttttttgcatcatatttatgttgaaaaagaaacacagataTTCTAACTCCTGTCCATAAAATCGCTGCAGTTTTATTGCGTCATGTATGATGTCAGGAAAGTGCACAGGTAGACACTAGGTGGTGCTAGAGAGTCTGGCCTTTTCTCTGGAAAGAAATGAACCTTTTGAGTTTATAGTTTGTTGTCCAATGTAGCATTTCTGGATTTAGAAACATATATTAACATTGCCCCATAGATTTGTAATAACTTTACGAATgtttttttgacagatttttttgtgactgAGGAAAACCACCaagattagattaaaattagaaaaaagttGTAGTTTATTAATTACTGTGTTTCTTGAGCATCTTTTGGTGATTTACAGCATAAGGTTATATTGTGCAGAATATTTAGTGATAAAAGTACAGACTGATGTAATAAAGAGAAAcgcaggaggaagaaaagacgAAACTCTGACTTGGAGCCAAACAATAAGGCTGAGTCTGCAGGCTGAGAGACTTACAGCAGAGTTCTGCCCGACCACAAGGGAGCGACACTGAGCCATTTTTATTAAGCTCTACTTACCTCAGAAGTTCCCACATCCAGGCAGTATCTGTCCTGGTGACACATCCCCTCTGAGAGTTTCACTTCGGGGTGCTGTGACTGGTTTTTAATGTCAACATGTCTGACAACCATAACTGAGGCATTTTTACATGAACAGCTTTAGATGAGCTGACACTGAACCCAAAGGGCCCGAAAACCTTCTGCTGCCACAGAGTCTAACTCATCAAATGTATCTTTGCTGCATCATTGAAGCCTCACAGACCTGGTTTGGTCGGATTCTTCCTCTGTCCCACAGTAAAGATGGCTGACAAATAGCATCACTGACGAAGGATGAAACTGTCCGACTGTAGAACCATTTCTGCTCCCAAAGTCTTTACATCCCTGCTGGTATTTTCACAGCTTTATTCATTCTGGATAACATTTATACTGTTACAGTTTTTACTGTCACAAATAGGAAATCTGCCTTTTTAATACTCAAACAAACTTggacattttgtacatttttctaaattaatcaACTCAGTTACACATTCCTTTGGACTGGaacatattattttttataactacATAATATTTATGTTGAATGTTTTCCCTTTCTCTTCAATATctgtgtattttgtattctattTGCATATTTCTATCTTTATGTGAGCCTACTGGCTGTTGTTCCACAGAAAGTTCCCCATTGTgggacaataaaaaaagaaagaaaccgtaaatgatgtttttcacttcttctttctttatggttttaatttcccttttcaaatatttcatagCGCTAAAGAGAAAGTTAACTGGCACTTTCCCAGACCCAAAAGAGAATCGATAGCTGATACTGGGAAACGACCATTTAGCGGctcgtctctcctccagcagcagcacacaAGCCAAACCCAACCGGGATTTAACTTCAATTTGTCTCAAGAAACAACTTTTCTCATTAAAGACTTGCAGTACAGTGACCCCTGCTGGCAGTTTTGAGTTTGAAGCAAAGCAACAAGGATCAGAGAAGAGGAAGAGTGTAACGTTGAAGGAGGAAGGTGTTTGAAGAGTCGTGTCAGGAGACAGGAAACCATCAGAGCCGCAACATGAACGTCCATCACAGTTTGTTCTGTCTGATCTTCTTCTGTGAGTCCATTTGAAGTATTTTTcagtccaaaataaaaatgtttggtgCTTCCTGTAAATTTGTTAgagagggttagggttagggttaactCTGGTAAAACTGGAGTTAATCCTAAGATGATGAGACTTTACACTGAAACTGATCTGAAGTGAATTTGAGGATCTTCAGTTTGAAATTCATGAAGTTTTCCAGAGATTTAAGAGAACAAAACTTAAAGTTCAGTTTAATAATTTGTTACGTCATCATTTCAACTACTTGTGATTCTCCTTCTAAGTAGCTTTAATAGATCCTCATTTGTAAGGATCTACAAAGCAAAATCATAACTATAAACATTGTGTTtagaaaagtgtttaaaaagtAAGAATTACAGCTTTATGAAACCAACAACTGgtaaaaatagcttttgattcattttcttgttttagtctATGAGCTGTGAGTGAATCTTTCCtcttgtttgaacattttaattacCGCATGTTGAACTGAATCTGAACAAATTCTTTATtatgaagagacagaaaaatgttgtGTTCCAGCAGTGAATAATGTTTGTTTGAACTTTGTTCTGTTCATGATAATAATGCAGCTTGTTGTCCTACTAGAAGATCTGATATTAACAGTTATTTTCTGCAGCTTTGCAGGTCAGATCTGTTGAAACTTGGTCACATTATGGAGTTTCTGGAGGAAACACAACTTTTCCATGCAGCTTTCTCTCATCTGGAAGAATAAAGTTCTTCTGCAGGGAAACCTGTGAAGGAGAAAACCTCCTGATCAGAACGAGTGACGACGCAGCTCAGATCGGACGATACAGAACTGAATATGTTAGAGAagcttccagaacattctcGGTTCTGTCTGTGAGCATCTCAGAGCTGACCCGGTCCGACGCCGGTCAGTACCGATGTGGTCTGGGTGACTCTTCATCACCAGCTTCATTCCTGGACTTCAGCCTGGTTGTTGTAGACGGTGAGTCTCTGATAAATGTTGGTTACTGGTGAACTGAAACCCGGTGCTGATGGACCTGTTAGAAACCAGCAGGTCTTGGGAAATTTAATCAACTTTTCTGGAGAGAACATGAATTGTTTAAATCTGTGTGAAATTCAAATCAGCCAACACAAATTTGGGTTTTTGCTCTTTTGCTGAAAACATTACAGATGAGTATTTCAGTCAATCAAATGACATAAACCTTAATCTTGTTTTTGGATGGTCGTGTCCACAAccatgtttgtttcttattttgttctttttagttttttttctctgaaataaaagttgtaaaaataaaatcagcttttaatcCTCCACATTTTCAAAGTAGGTTCAACTACAAACCCTTATAGAGTAAGATAATCAGTGAATTTAGAtgaatttttctgtttgattaaCTGTTCCCGTCACAGACTGGTTGAACTGGGCAGTTCCCAGTTTAACTCTGGTGAAACTGGAGTTAATCCTAAGAGCTTTGGTAGAAGGCAACTGGATGACTTCTCTTGTTTCCCCTTAGGAATGATCAAACTGAGACTCTAGTGAACTGGGATTAATGTGATCAGCCTGCATCGTGCTGAGATCAGAAACTAACTGATGATTATTGATGATTATTTGATCAGATCTGCTGGATGGGAACAAAGTTCCTCACCTCCATACAGAAGCTGGCAGCTCAGTGACAGTCGCCTGTTCCTTTGGAGACTCTGGAAGAAAACGACTGTTCTGCAGAGGAGAATGTGGAAAAGATGAAGTTCTGGTTCAGACTGATGGAGTCAGAGCCGACAGAGGCAGATACAGCATTGAATAtgaaaacagactaaaatcaGCAGTTCTGTTGGTGACCATCACACAGCTGACCCAGTCTGACTCCGGACGGTACCGATGTAAAATGGACAGAACGATTCGCTCAGATCTACACAGAGACTTTTACATCACCGTCACTGatggtgagtttttgaaaatataatctTGTGAATATTTCTAATGGATTCTTCTATTGGGTCCTTTTTTGGGTTTATATCTTTTCAAATATGAGGAAACGACTGAGAGACGATGTTTGTATATCTGCCCATAGTTCTAATTTTCCAGGCTGTTCTTTATTCTGTTGCCTCTGTTTATAGCTCCTTATATTAAATCCAGGTTGTCTCTGATTATTTTCCAGTACCTGATCCATCAACCTTCACACCAACAACCACACAGAGTTTCAGCTCCACTTCAGAAAGTTTCACTACTTCAGTTTCCTCAGAAACCACCAATCTCTGCCAGGGGATGCAGAGAGCATCTGGCACTCAACCCAACAGCAGTAAGAGATTTATAGAGACTGCTATGTAATATTggtataaatacataaaaatacatgtattacttattcaaaatgttaattttttggTTGCCTGTTATcagaaatctgcttttaaaggtcagtggctgatttttttccaccataATTTTAGCTTAATAATCCAGGCTCTaattaaataatacaaatggacaaataattcaattaataatcgattaatcacaattaatctgattaatcatttcaagccaagctaattttattgaaaagatGTATTGATACTAAGGCCTGAGAGAGCACCTAGGGGGCGCTGTTGGTCTGTGATAGCAGCAGCCGGTGCCACCAAACCAACCAGATCTTCTCTAAAACCTCTGCAGACCTTCTGCTGTTGGTCCTGACTCCGCCcttcatcatcgtcatcatagCTCTGGCTGTGCTGCTGTACTGGAGGAAAACATCTGATGAAGCTCAGACAggtaagacacacacacacacacacacacaccccaataCTTGCGCACCcctacagacacacacacacacccctacagacacacacacacacccctacagacacacacacacccacacttgttcaatttttcttttcaatccAGTATCTGAAGTCATTAattattcttgtgtttttgtatttatgtgtatttatcttttttacGGCCCCTTGACCAAAATTCAAGAATAATTTAGGACAAAAGCAcgacttttaaatgaaaacttacaAAC
It encodes:
- the LOC116718679 gene encoding uncharacterized protein LOC116718679, whose translation is MNVHHSLFCLIFFSLQVRSVETWSHYGVSGGNTTFPCSFLSSGRIKFFCRETCEGENLLIRTSDDAAQIGRYRTEYVREASRTFSVLSVSISELTRSDAGQYRCGLGDSSSPASFLDFSLVVVDDLLDGNKVPHLHTEAGSSVTVACSFGDSGRKRLFCRGECGKDEVLVQTDGVRADRGRYSIEYENRLKSAVLLVTITQLTQSDSGRYRCKMDRTIRSDLHRDFYITVTDVPDPSTFTPTTTQSFSSTSESFTTSVSSETTNLCQGMQRASGTQPNSNLLLLVLTPPFIIVIIALAVLLYWRKTSDEAQTAPAEQPEETPEAATFYENTREEGGLWRSVDVELYAVYHEIPNTRAAAEADEDHGSETEEDAQLYVSEAQMDQMWRTSSWEPLPEGV